tatcacaggcggttcttttaaaccggaccgcctgtgatgtgtgactatcacaggcggtttttgattgaccgcctgtgatgttgttttacatcacaggcggtgcagcACAAGCGGTTcttggaaccgcctgtgtagaggctaaccggaccgcctgtatAGAGGATACCTGTAGTAGTGGGTGGTGCCGCTGGACAAGGTGCTGGCGTTCGAGCACGAGCAGAGCGCGAAAGCCCGGCGCCAAGGCCACCGGCGGGAGGACGACGTCAAGGAGAAGCTCGAGCTCTGGGCCAAAGCCGTGGCCGCCAAGGCGAGACGACAATACATCATCAAACACGACAACCAGAATGTCTGCGTGCACCATGTCTAGAGGGCATGCttgcttttttttaaaaaaaaacaagtATTCTAACATTTTCTAACCATTTTCTATCAATTCCAGCTCTTTGTTTTTTTACTAGATAGATGGTAGTCTCTCGGTTTTTCCGAGGACGATTCACTAAGCAGCAAACCAGATCTTTAATGTATTTTCCAGTTTGCTCCTAGATCTCTTGCTTATTAGGGTTCCCATATATCTAAAGAGAGGCAAGGtagttatttttttattttaataaTATCAATTTAGGGCAATTTTTTTTGCACAATTCCATGAAGTAGGCGCACATAATTCTCTAGTTATTTTTGTCATGATTTGTTGCTTTTAAAAAATGACTCATAATTTATTACTAGGTGAGTgtctg
This portion of the Zea mays cultivar B73 chromosome 2, Zm-B73-REFERENCE-NAM-5.0, whole genome shotgun sequence genome encodes:
- the LOC109944347 gene encoding uncharacterized protein, producing MATATAKGMRIRPSIEALAMADVDCAFNDDDDDDQDAPPPEHLRAFEAFIETWVVPLDKVLAFEHEQSAKARRQGHRREDDVKEKLELWAKAVAAKARRQYIIKHDNQNVCVHHV